A window of Deinococcus sp. YIM 134068 genomic DNA:
TGCATGGATTAGGCCATGACATAACGCGACGCTGGGCGGGTGCCCCGACCCCGCAAGCAGCCGGTTGCCAAGGAGGCCAGCCCGTCCAGGCGACGGTTCGCGGTGGCCTTGCGGGCCGAGCGCCACCGGCAAGGGCTGACGCTGGAGGACCTCGCGGAACGCAGTGGCCTGACCTGGAGCTATATCAGCCAGGTGGAGCGCGGCCTGCGCAACATCACCATCGACAACCAGGACGCGCTGGCCCGCGGGCTGGGCGTCGAGCTGCGCGACCTGCTGCCCCCGGACGAGGACGCCGGGCCGGGCGTCAGTTGACCACCCGGTCTCCAGGGACGCGCTGACGAATCAGGGCGGCGCTGTTGTGGTCCGCGTCGGTCCAGGTGCCGCAGGCGGGGCAGTGGAAGTGCGTGTACGGCCAGGGCCGCTCGCCCGCCCCGCCGCAGCGCCAGCAGGTGCGGCTGGTGCCCGCCGGGTCGATCAGGTGGACCCGCGTGCCGCTGGCCGGGGCCAGCATCCGGAGCCAGCGCGTGAAGGTGGGGGCGCCGAGCAGCGCCATCGCCTCCGCGGCCCAGGGCGCGCCGCCCCGGTCACGGATGCCCGCCCAGTTGATCGCCTCGATGTTGACGTCCGTGTGTGTGAGGGCCTGCCGCAGGAGGGCCTCCAGCTCCTCCCGGTGGGCGTCGAGCACGCAGCGGCGCAGCGTGCTGTCCACGTACAGGGCGCGGGCGTCGTCGGCCGGTGCGGGCAGGCCGGCACGGATCTCGGCCCGCCGTTCCACCGAAGTCACCCCGGCAGCGCTTGCCGCCGTGACCACCCGGCGGTACCCCAGGTCGACGCCGAACCCGTCGCCCCGCCGGGCGGGTGGCAGGTACCCCGCCGGGACCCGGACCGTCCAGTCAAGGGCCAGGCCGCCCGCCTGCTGGACCAGGGAGACATGCTGATAGCGGTGGGGGCGGTCCGGGTCGCGGGTGAGCTTCGGCTGTCGGCCCAGCCACGGCCAGGCGGTCTGGTGCAGGCGGTACAGCTCGGAGGCGGCCCCCGTATCCCCGCACAGCACGCGGGACTTCAGGACGTCAGCCAGGGCCGCGGCCCTCGCGACCTGCTCGTCGGCCTCGACCAGCAGGGCCTCGGCGATGTCGTCGGGGAGGCTCCACACGTCGGCCACGACCGGCTCACTCAGACCGGCGATCAGGACGTGGTGGGCAT
This region includes:
- a CDS encoding helix-turn-helix domain-containing protein, with product MPRPRKQPVAKEASPSRRRFAVALRAERHRQGLTLEDLAERSGLTWSYISQVERGLRNITIDNQDALARGLGVELRDLLPPDEDAGPGVS
- a CDS encoding zinc ribbon domain-containing protein, which produces MPNTLISASTPLHPTSTQAQALGAMWSATQGLHLTVRGWLRAVGRGLHLHVREAFWQVSDGHLLPRVDDHRLIDIRLDALHQLSQVTHADLPPPWQRAIPGEVLQRLLDIEVRRLQPFGHGVRAGRALPLLPLSRLALDAAARPVDAHHVLIAGLSEPVVADVWSLPDDIAEALLVEADEQVARAAALADVLKSRVLCGDTGAASELYRLHQTAWPWLGRQPKLTRDPDRPHRYQHVSLVQQAGGLALDWTVRVPAGYLPPARRGDGFGVDLGYRRVVTAASAAGVTSVERRAEIRAGLPAPADDARALYVDSTLRRCVLDAHREELEALLRQALTHTDVNIEAINWAGIRDRGGAPWAAEAMALLGAPTFTRWLRMLAPASGTRVHLIDPAGTSRTCWRCGGAGERPWPYTHFHCPACGTWTDADHNSAALIRQRVPGDRVVN